accagagatcgaacccaggaccttagttttgtaaatccaccgcgcacaccactgcgccacagaggccgtcagaAAGGTCTCTATAAAGAGACGTTTCTTCTACTTAATGTCTAGTCTAGACTAAgtctcctgtgagactcggATCTGAACTAAGTGGGACTAGACTTCATACTTTTATCGACTGtgaacaaataataaatgaataattagtAGGCATCGAAATCTCTACATATCTTGGCAATTAGCACCGAAACGATACCTATTGCGTTAGATTTTAATACCAGTTATTCTGTATGACCCtataaatactttaattaaatcaaaagccATAAAACTCAATTAGTAGCACCTAAACACCTAATACCCTCACATGGTATTAGCAAAGCGACCAAAAATTACATTCGCGAAAATATATTTCACGCGAAAACGTACCTTACGTTTCAATACTTAAGGATCAATGTTTGATTTTGCAACTGAAACATTTTGTAAACAACGTACTAATGTGTTGATAATTAGCTTCCAAATTATGGTTTGGTTAACATCCCATATCGCCTTCGCAACTCATATTGGATAAACAAAATTGAACCTTATTGCTTTGGTGTAGGAGTTGATATTGTACTCCAATAAGGCATCAAACGGATaggcaaataataaattaattaaaatttattgccGGCTGTAAATCTAGGAAGATTTTACAATAGACAACTGAACAAAGCTGGAAAcatttagataaaatttaaagaaatacatacatGATGATGACTAACCTTATTTTAGCCGCTAGTTGCTTTCGGTAAGGTTAGGGTTCGGTATTAGTCATTTATTAGTTTCAATTTCAATTCTTGGGAACAATCGgaaaaattttgtatgtaaatacAAGAACCCACACTACATTATGCATTTTACAAGTTAAATACAAGAACCCACTCTACACTAtgcattttacaatttaaatacaataagcCACTATACATTATGCATTTTACAAGTTAAATACAAGAACCCACATTACATTATGCATTTTACAAGTTAAATACAACAACGCACACtacattatacattttacaagttaAATACAAGAACCCATACTACATTAAGATTATGCATTttgaaagttaaataaatataacaaccCACACTACATTAtgcattttacaaattaaagaaaagaaCCCACACTGCATTATGCATTTTACAAGTTAAGTACAAGAATTACACTACATTATGCATTTTACAGTTTATCTCACATTATTTCGTATCTTCGGTACTATCATCAACACATCAGCTATTTGTCTACATTTTAACATACCCAATATTATCTCCCCCATAAAGATCACTACACTAACCGCATATAGGATTCCAATCAGAATAAAAGCTCCGAGTAAATGCTGGATACTTAACGGTAGAATAGCGTTAGTTGCATCGCGCGTGTTGTGTATAAACAACTCTTCGTTCCATTTATCTATCAAACCATTCTCTGAAACACTCCGTATGATGTTATTGAATCTCTCCAACATTGGAAACCATTGTCTAGCCAACAATACGACACCGTATTTGTAAAGGTTATCACTCTCTGGGAAGCAATATATCAAAGGCGCACCTTTGCCCAATTTCTGATCCATATATTCCGCCTGCCTTCTCGATGAGACAACAGCGAAGTTTTTCTCGAAAGCCGCCCGTCTTACACCTTCAGAGAAAGTAGTAGTATTATATTTGCGATACAAATAAAATCCACTCGCGTTATTATTCTCAAAATAGGATCGGTATATCTCCCGACCTCCCAAAGGAATTCCAGACTGAATTAGATTAGATTCAGTACTTATCTGCTTCTCGAATCGTGGGTGTATTAGGAAGCTCCTCAGGAACGACTCGTACGATATCGCCATGTTCAAACTGAAGCATAACCAGACGAAAATCAAAATGCGGAACGCCGACGATTTCGGTTCAAATCGTGCACCCCATCCGAGTAGCATACTAAATGTCATCAAAATCGAATTCGTCGGCCATTTGGTTATAGTCTCATTATGCTCTTTGTAGTACATATAATGGAAAATGTTGCCCATTATAATAATACTCAGCGAAGTGGCCACCCAAGTTGTccattgaaaaattataatgaggTTATCCCAAGTCGCCGCCGGCTTCGCTTTCGGCACGCACCAAGTCATCTCGTCTTGAGTATAACTTACGGTTGGTTGGAACCATTTGCGAATTGTGCGCGTAACTTCTATATTGCCGATGACGAGATCCACGGAATCATTTCGTAACATACTGTAAGCTCCTGTCGCCCTCCCGTCCGGGTAGATCACGCCCCAGTTCTCCTCTTTGTCTGAAACTCGAATAATAAGACTCATGTTTGTGAATTGACTTATAATCTTCACAAGATTTATCTCCCCACCCTTTTCGAATTCATAAGCGTCGCTCCATATTGTGTTCGTAACTTTTCTTTCGGGAGGCATCACATACGGTTCAGATATGACGGCGTACGTTATTAGAGGGCATCCTTTTAAGTCGTATGGAAACATCTCCCTTTGAGGTTCGAATTGCTTTATATTGTTATCTTTGCATTTGTCTAAAATGTATACTGTTGTACATTTACCGGCGCAGTTTGTATCACTGTATGGAGACCAGGAGTACGCGGTGATATCATCATTTAACGAGGAATAAATCAAGATTATACTTTTAAGGATTTTAAAATTACGAAATtcgttaattaatttgattGCTGCTCTTTCGCCGTCTTCGTTTGGTTTTAGTTGATAGTAAGCTACGGATTTAGCGAGTGGGTTCCAAGACGGCAATGATCTCAATTGGTCCAAGTGGATTGCTAGATCAGTTTTGTTTTCCAAAATCAACATGTAGT
The Bicyclus anynana chromosome 21, ilBicAnyn1.1, whole genome shotgun sequence genome window above contains:
- the LOC112044642 gene encoding uncharacterized protein LOC112044642, with translation MCSHEISFVLFIYLINIAYSNNTLLFSSETNQNTKSAICVLKLSEKYFVEKKALRGSIVIINIQSYTSTTEALILQTLHSGKKYSIMVKNGFRPHANASHFPEKAKNYMLILENKTDLAIHLDQLRSLPSWNPLAKSVAYYQLKPNEDGERAAIKLINEFRNFKILKSIILIYSSLNDDITAYSWSPYSDTNCAGKCTTVYILDKCKDNNIKQFEPQREMFPYDLKGCPLITYAVISEPYVMPPERKVTNTIWSDAYEFEKGGEINLVKIISVRRAAFEKNFAVVSSRRQAEYMDQKLGKGAPLIYCFPESDNLYKYGVVLLARQWFPMLERFNNIIRSVSENGLIDKWNEELFIHNTRDATNAILPLSIQHLLGAFILIGILYAVSVVIFMGEIILGMLKCRQIADVLMIVPKIRNNVR